One Fuerstiella marisgermanici DNA window includes the following coding sequences:
- a CDS encoding PEP-CTERM sorting domain-containing protein (PEP-CTERM proteins occur, often in large numbers, in the proteomes of bacteria that also encode an exosortase, a predicted intramembrane cysteine proteinase. The presence of a PEP-CTERM domain at a protein's C-terminus predicts cleavage within the sorting domain, followed by covalent anchoring to some some component of the (usually Gram-negative) cell surface. Many PEP-CTERM proteins exhibit an unusual sequence composition that includes large numbers of potential glycosylation sites. Expression of one such protein has been shown restore the ability of a bacterium to form floc, a type of biofilm.) translates to MKHQCKFMVSLPALAFGLLLNCAATADIIVNGGFELDANTDGIADGWTYASQDANPPNLTLGINASRAFEGNNFVGFNSGNQAPNGIVQQLVPTNTGTEYTVTFHVARLANSPFFGTSQIFGEAFDGTGTNQLGSLLLQDLTGSPFGDPNRPSYEMGSFSFTATGTQSLIRFSDATTNNGQNFDTSLDAVSVTAVPEPSSYALLSGAGIGFVVVGRRRRANARRRPTWGAH, encoded by the coding sequence ATGAAGCATCAATGCAAATTTATGGTCAGCCTTCCAGCCCTCGCGTTCGGGCTGTTGCTCAACTGCGCCGCAACGGCAGACATCATTGTCAACGGCGGTTTCGAACTGGACGCAAACACGGATGGAATCGCCGATGGCTGGACCTATGCGTCGCAGGACGCAAATCCTCCAAATTTGACATTGGGCATAAACGCTTCACGGGCTTTCGAGGGCAACAACTTCGTTGGTTTCAACAGCGGAAATCAGGCTCCCAACGGCATCGTCCAACAGCTTGTTCCAACGAACACCGGAACCGAGTACACAGTGACATTCCACGTTGCGCGACTTGCGAACTCCCCCTTTTTCGGGACGTCGCAGATTTTTGGGGAGGCCTTTGACGGCACCGGTACCAATCAGCTTGGGAGTCTTCTGCTGCAGGATCTGACAGGCAGCCCGTTCGGCGATCCTAATCGTCCGAGCTACGAAATGGGAAGCTTCAGTTTTACGGCGACGGGAACACAGTCGCTGATCCGATTCTCCGATGCGACGACCAACAACGGCCAGAATTTTGATACTTCCCTGGACGCGGTCAGCGTGACTGCGGTCCCCGAACCTTCGTCGTATGCTTTGCTGAGCGGGGCCGGAATCGGATTCGTCGTGGTCGGGCGACGGCGACGAGCGAATGCCAGGCGAAGACCGACCTGGGGCGCTCACTGA
- a CDS encoding PEP-CTERM sorting domain-containing protein: protein MYSTLRSAAGAAVTASFLLASSHLHADIIWNASSGQTPTGTDPLWLQVDDEDDFDPVIGSSGGINHMTLQTDSEGMPTNTSRMYFQRLPATLPLEAGRDLVVEFEMQLVSGTSFLPASRAPATVAINVAAGAAMYLNFTETGIAFQQSQTSFFDQAAINTSDFHQYRLEIDHEAGAGGDVLLYQDGILVQTSSLRNQPSFFGTQPRVWFGEGTNAAFGESNWRSFSVTAAVPEPSSYALLAGATIVFGWRRRKRLSSRSLR, encoded by the coding sequence ATGTATTCCACTCTTCGATCGGCCGCTGGTGCTGCCGTCACCGCCTCATTTCTTTTGGCATCCAGCCATCTCCACGCCGACATTATCTGGAATGCCTCATCCGGGCAAACACCGACCGGCACCGATCCGCTTTGGCTGCAAGTCGACGACGAGGATGATTTTGACCCCGTCATTGGTTCCTCCGGCGGCATCAACCACATGACTCTGCAAACCGACTCTGAAGGTATGCCGACGAATACGAGCAGAATGTACTTTCAAAGGCTTCCAGCAACTTTGCCGCTGGAAGCTGGCCGGGATCTGGTCGTCGAGTTTGAAATGCAACTGGTCTCCGGCACATCGTTCCTGCCAGCGTCCAGAGCACCAGCAACTGTCGCGATCAATGTCGCTGCGGGGGCTGCCATGTATCTGAATTTCACCGAAACCGGCATCGCTTTTCAGCAGTCCCAAACCAGCTTTTTTGATCAGGCTGCAATCAACACATCTGACTTCCATCAATACAGGCTCGAAATCGATCACGAAGCCGGAGCCGGTGGCGATGTCCTTCTGTACCAGGACGGCATATTGGTACAGACCTCATCGTTGCGGAACCAGCCATCGTTTTTCGGAACTCAGCCGAGAGTCTGGTTTGGCGAAGGCACGAACGCCGCCTTTGGAGAATCCAACTGGCGTTCGTTCAGCGTCACCGCCGCCGTGCCCGAACCTTCGTCGTACGCCCTGCTGGCCGGAGCGACCATCGTGTTTGGCTGGCGGCGAAGGAAACGTTTATCAAGTCGGTCGCTGCGTTAG